GCAATTTACCCGCCAACACCCGCACTCGAATGTTGGGGTAATTACCAAGAATGCCGGCCACCGTTAAATTATTAGTAAACACTTGAAGGTTTTGGTGCGACACCAAGGCTTTAGCGACGTATTCGACGGTCGTACCAATGCCTAAAAACACCGACGCACCATCTGGAATCAACTGAGCCACTTGCGCCGCAATCGACGTTTTCGCATCGCCATTCAAAAATTGACGATGGTCAAAAGGCAAATTTTCTGCACTGGAAACCGGTGAAATGCCACCATGAGTGCGACGAATCAAATGACGTTCGGCCAGCTGATTAATGTCTTTTCGTATGGTTTGCGATGACACATTAAACCGTGCCACCATGTCTTCCACCAACAAAGCGTCTTCTTGTTGCACCCAGTTTAATATCTGGTTTTGTCGCTCATTCAAACCCACAAAATAACCCTAAATAAACAGATAAAAGTAACTAAGCCGATAGAAAGGCAAATTTTGTTGGATCATCGGTAATTACCGCATCCATTCCCCACGCCCAATGGGATTCTACTTTTCGTGGATCATTAGCGGTGTAACACAGTAATTTATAACCTGCCGCTTTTACGGCTTGCGCCTGCGACTGTGTCAATCGAGAATAATCGCAATTTAAGCTGTACGCTTTAATGCCTTCAAGTTGAGCCTGCCAGTCTTCTGGAATGTCTTCATAGAGTTGAGCCAAATGACGATCAACATCGATGTCGTAGCACAACTGTAAAGCGGCGTGATTGAAGCTTGAGATCATTAAATTATCATTGTCTTCCCAATGATCTCGTAGCATTGCCAGCACAGTAGGAACAATGTTTTCAACGTCCGCGCCATCGTGTTTAATTTCAAGATTCAAACCTAGGTTTAAAGATTGAATGCACTCCAGTGCGTCTAACAAAGTGGGGACCTTTTCACCTGCAAAATCCGCAGAAAACCAAGACCCGGCATCTAATTCAGCCACATCTGCAGGTCGCGCATCTCGTGTAACACCAGTCCCATTGGTACAACGGTCCAGCGTATCGTCATGGAAAATGACCAACCCGCCTTCGGCGATTAAGTACACATCAATTTCCACCCATGTCGCGCCAGCGTCAGCCGCTGCACGAATGGAAGCCAAGGTGTTTTCAGGTGCCAACAAAGCAGCGCCACGATGCCCCATCACTTTTGTGTTCAATACACGATCTTTCGAAGCATGATCGTTTGAAACCTTGTCATTTAAAACTTTGTCATTTTGCATGTTACTCTCACAATCTTTGTTGAGTTTTTGCGTCAAATAAGTGCCAATATTGTACAGGCGCAGTTAGCCACATTAGGCTATTTATGTCTGGTAAATGCGGTCCAGCCAAACGAACAACCATCGGCTCCCCTTTACCAGATTCAGCTTCTAACACACCATGTATCAATGTCTCAGCGCCCAGTGATTCTACCGCTTGAATACGCAAAGCGAAATCAGCATTTTGCTCATCGGACACCTCTAGATGCTCTGGGCGAATACCCCATACAATGGCACCGCGGTGCTCATGAGAGAGTGGCAAGGTAAACGTTTCAGTGATTTTTATGCCTTGCTCCGTCACATTGGCGTCCATCAAATTCATAGACGGAGAACCAATAAACGCCGCCACAAAAGGGGTTGCCGGTTTATTGTATATATCCATTGGCGTACCAATCTGTTCGGCTCTGCCTTTATTCAATACTACCAATCGATC
This genomic stretch from Marinomonas primoryensis harbors:
- a CDS encoding DeoR/GlpR family DNA-binding transcription regulator, with amino-acid sequence MGLNERQNQILNWVQQEDALLVEDMVARFNVSSQTIRKDINQLAERHLIRRTHGGISPVSSAENLPFDHRQFLNGDAKTSIAAQVAQLIPDGASVFLGIGTTVEYVAKALVSHQNLQVFTNNLTVAGILGNYPNIRVRVLAGKLRHQHHDLVGEETLSGLRQYYFDYGVLGCGGMDEDQGILDFDPEEAAVSRVLVEQSRYSVLVADQHKWGRKAMARVQPFSAIDWFFSDALSEEQTRLLTSHGVQIQLCS
- a CDS encoding glycerophosphoryl diester phosphodiesterase; this translates as MQNDKVLNDKVSNDHASKDRVLNTKVMGHRGAALLAPENTLASIRAAADAGATWVEIDVYLIAEGGLVIFHDDTLDRCTNGTGVTRDARPADVAELDAGSWFSADFAGEKVPTLLDALECIQSLNLGLNLEIKHDGADVENIVPTVLAMLRDHWEDNDNLMISSFNHAALQLCYDIDVDRHLAQLYEDIPEDWQAQLEGIKAYSLNCDYSRLTQSQAQAVKAAGYKLLCYTANDPRKVESHWAWGMDAVITDDPTKFAFLSA